The genomic segment tatatatttttttttaaaagggattataaaagtaaaacaaatacagCTTGAAACATATcatatttcctccctccctccctttaaCCTCACCCACTATCAACCCTCCCCTCTCAGATTGCTATGTTCAAAACGACGCAAACTACTGCTAACAAATAGTAAGAATTGACATCAGAAACTAATCAGCTAacgttaaaaaaacagaaaagaaggaggagataAGAAGCGAAACGGTAGATAATGGATAACCCACTTATGTTATGTAATACGTTAATAATTAATTTCACTTTCACTATCCTCATAAAAGAGCTTCAAATGAAACTAAATCTAccacaaaaaatggaaaaggggggaggaatctgaaacatatattataatatCGCAGTAATGTGCACTCTCTCCCCGCACAGTTTTAACAGGGAAAGGATAATGAAAGACATAAATATGCTAATCCTAAAGATATGCAACATGGAAGCTGATACAGAATAATGATTCAAGTTTAGTTATTTCAAGCCAAACCGAACCTCTCTAAAAACTCTTACGTCTTTAATTTCCCAGAGGTAAAATCAAGTGGTCATTTCATATGAATAACTGCACATTCGGGGACTAATCGCTCTCCTTtttagacacacaaaaacatcacagatGAAGAGATAAagatgtggatgtgtgtgtgtgtgttctccacaGCTGTCCGAACCCAGCCTCCTGCCTGAGGTGATAGCCGAGGACCAGGGGAAGATATGCGTGGTCATAGACCTGGATGAAACCCTGGTGCACAGCTCGTTCAAGGTATTAACAAACTATTTGCTTCACCACAAgaaaagcctaaaaaaaaacaggcttatctttttgtttttttctctctatgtcAATGAAAGCAGGCGCATAGTTGTAGTGATGTTATTTCAAGgagaatgagtgagtgagagcttcttcttccaaaaaaaaaaagattagaagTGAGGTAAATTACTGTTTATCCaggtttttaatatatatatactggcGGCCTGTTGCAGCGGTGCGTCTTTGGTCAGATTCTGCTGCGATTGTAATCAGCTTCTTCACAAAAAAACCACCCCaatcacatgtgtgtgtgtgtgtgtgtgtgtgtgtgtgtgtgtgtgtggagaaatgAATTATACTCTTGTTTGTGTAGGCTATGCGCTGTTATTTATGGCAGCGATGTTGGGGAGTCTGGTTCTGGAGTTGTTATGTAATGCCATGTGAATGTACACAGCGCGGCCGCTCATGTGAAAACCAGCAATGCCAAccatctcttctccttctccttctccttcttcttcttcttcctttccctccagCCTATTAGTAATGCAGACTTCATCGTGCCTGTGGAGATAGAGGGGACCACACACCAGGtaaactactgtgtgtgtgtgtgtgtgagagtgtgtttgctgtgtgtgtgaggagggtaaagaggagggggggagggtgtttgtgtatgtgctgtGTTGATGTGTTTGCAGCGGTTGCCGagctgaaaaaaaaggaaggagaaaaaaaagggatggGTCTCATAACTGATCAGCCAGGTTGAAGCTGTGAGAACGGTTGCACGGAGCCCTCTACTGGCCAGATGTtgaagagaaagaagtggaagtggatgcatcagcaaagaaagaggggggaaaaaaggagtcCATCTTTTAGATTTTATAAATAAGTGATGGCGTTTTGTATTATGAAACCTCCTTGTGAAGAAGGCTCAACTCGCACCCTGCTGCGGATCATTCGTTCAACTTAAAGGGGGCCCAGAGCTTCTCACCACATCTCGACATGTGGAAATGTACTTAACTCAGAAACGTGATTCCTTCCCCCACCCTCGACCCCCAGTGTATGCTGGTAAAGGAACCCCTCTGTGGGCCTCTGCCTGGTTCAAGTAATCCAGGATAGGCTGGTTAACACTGGCACGGCCTATTCTTGATTACTTGTTTCAGGAACGGGCCGTTAGCAGCTAAAAGGACGCAACGAACCAGTTTGATGGCACAAATTTAAATAATCCCGCAGATTCAACTGTTTACTCTGGTTGcaactttttcatttatttgttttttttttggtttttatttaacttatatGTAAGCAGGAAGTCTCTTGAGATACATTACacatacattatttattgtgttcTTCATGAAAcgtatttaacccttacatacggCTCATATTTtgattcataattagtctctgtaCCATTTCACATTCATCAACCCCccttcagtcattaatacatgtttgattagtccttaatgaagctgtcattCTGTatatttatggaaaaaaatacaatttatgaCCCAGGAGAACATTGTATAGGATATGAAGAATACAGCAGcttgtttgaatgctgatttttgatttttttttctttttctttcaataaacacaggtctattttgtacatttccatacaaaaatgtgcatgagctgcacagaaaaaaagatccatttttatttctatttttatatactgtgggtcacattagtaAAAGtacagctaaaagaaatgtgtatagggtgtttttacagatcTTAAAATCTGACCCtaaatagtatgtaagggttaatgtgATGTTTGAAGGTCTAATATGACGGTTTATTCAAGTGCCTGGGTTGTTTTtaatacaagaaatgcagcttttTGTCAAGTTCAGAGCAGATTGTAGTGATGCTGGATGCTGAAGATGATCTGTGTAGGTGTTTTTGTCTGATAGCAGTTTGAAGTTAAAtggctttaaaaatgaaaaagttaaGATATGTAAAGTCAGTAATGAGCTCTGAGAAGTTTTGAAGTCACCATAATCTAAAGTATTAATTAACAACATACAATActgaaaaacaattaaaacacatcCTCCAAATTTCCTGTAACACATCATTATGCCTTCAATCAGCTTCTTCTTGTAGCTATTCAGTTGactttacagtatatatgataTAAGaaacagcaaatcttcacatttgagaagctggactggttttttaaatatgattgaAACGACTAATCGATGATCAGAACAGTCACAGATTAGCTTTGTGCCGCTGTGCTCTTCACTGACGCTGTATTTGTTCCGCAGGTGTACGTGCTGAAGCGGCCGTACGTGGACGAGTTCCTGCAGAGAATGGGAGAGCTGTTTGAATGTGTGCTGTTTACAGCCAGTCTCGCAAAGGTACTTCAGATCctgaaatagtaaaaaataaataaatctcaaTATTTTATTCAGCACATAAATATCTTGTCTGATGTGCGATGTGATGTCTGATCTATCAGATGTTGCTCTGTTTTCTCTCGCAGTTAGTCGCCTTATTTAGACgacctcctcccttctttttttattttttataaaggcCGTAGTTTCTTCTGGATGTGTGATGTGATTTCTTAGCTTGTTTTTGTTGAAGTAGAAGATGCTTCATTAGCCTGCATTTCCCCACCTGTCCCTCACCTGCTTCCCTACCTGtcgtctgccccccccccccccccccccccttcagtACGCAGACCCAGTGACGGACCTGCTGGATCAGTGTGGCGTATTCAGGACTCGGTTATTCCGGGAATCTTGTGTTTTCCACCAGGGCTGCTACGTTAAAGATTTGAGTCGTCTGGGCAGAGACCTCCACAAAACCCTCATCCTGGACAATTCTCCTGCCTCCTACATCTTTCACCCTAATAATGCTGTGAGTTTTTGATTCCGTCCTTCAAAAGATGTAGCTGCAGCACCTGCTCGTAGATCTCTTCGTCTAGTTCTGGAAAAAAAATTCAAGGACGAGAGTTAGTTTAAAGTGAACTAGCACAACTAACAGGAGAACTTTTTTTTAGTGCTAAAACAGAAATTTACCAAACTTGTTTTGACTTTGACGATTTTCTAAAGCAACAACTGATCAGTTTTTATTAATATGTCACAGGAAATGCAAACTAAATACAGTATTCTCATAGTTTAAGTAGTTAAATTGATCACATTAACAGACTCTGACTTTGACTTTTTGACAGTTATTCAATCACATTGAatgttttgtgtatttctgATTTCGTCCTGATTTACGTGAACATGAACTGAACACATACGACACACTCAAGACAGATTAAGGACTGATTTAAATAGTacatctctatatttctttctaAATATACTGAATATACCGCTTTAGCTGAGAAAAGTCAGTCAGTGGTGCGTTTAAAGGTCATCGGTTTCTTCGGTTTCCCCGCAGGTTCCCGTGCTGTCATGGTTTGACGACGTAGACGACGCCGAGCTGCTCAACCTTCTGCCCGTGTTCGAGGAACTGAGTCAAGCCGACGACGTTTACACCCGGCTGGACGAGCTGCGCGGACATTAAGCTCTCAAGGGGGGACCCTCTCTGCTCAGCTCCTTTCTTTAGAGCTCTTCTATCGACTACAATAGATCCGTACAATGAGAATAAGAGTTTTTTCGcctttgcacaaaaaaaaaaaatcatctatcGTTTTAGAAAATTGTATTAGGAGGGTTGAGAGGGGTGTTAAAGGAAATACCAAGcctgggagaaagaaaaaaaaaaacacacaatgggTCAGCTGAAACTATAGATCGCAATTTGAGGCCTTTTCCTCTTGAACCTCGGTGCTGATAATATTGACAACCACTATTTGAAGGCACTAAGACAAAAGAGTGGGAAACAAGCAACCAAAGCAGTCCCGTCACAATCACTCCAGTTTACTctgaatgaatattaaaaagTGGTTCTTTTGCCAAAGCAGAAGCCTGCCTGCCCTGACTTGACTTTTTTGGacattgtttttcattattgtgCCTTTTatggaacaacaacaacaacaagaaaaaaaaaaaacatcagctctttttttaataaaatttCCACcagattttatacatttattgattttttttttcttcttctttttgtaggTTGTTTTATAAGGAAATCTATTTTTAAACGGTGATCATGGTTCTTCTATGCAACCCAGTTATGTAATAATGACATGGACAGTACCTCTCAAGTAGCCAGAGTCAGCAGATGTTAACATTTAGCCTTATTTACATGTAAATgagcagcaaaacaaaacaaaaagaaatctgTATTTTACTTATTTGTATTGTACAATAAACAGAATTTctacaaaaaaacatgcagatatacATCATTAGTAATCAGATTGATATTTCATATATTgggggttgttttgttttttttaagttaagtaAACAGGGCGAAGTCTTTTCTTTGATGGTCCGTTGAAAGCAGACACACTGGAATATGTCGGCACATAGGATGACCAATAAAAGCCACAGTTTTCAGTCCAGGTTTTTAATAATAGTTTGTTAcgatgttttgtttgtttttctttttattactaTATGACAAAAACAACCTTGCACTTGTTTTATATTGACAGTgctgaaagtaaaaaaacaagaaaaaacaaaacaaaaaaaactacaacatgAAACTGTGCCTTTTTAGAAATTCGGACAGAGAATGGTGTTCTGCCTGAACAGAGATTCGTAGGCCTACACACTCTGAGTGTCATGCTGGGCGTGAGAAAACACTGTCAAGAGCAAGTGTAATGCCATGTGGCGGTGGTACTTGCAGTGCAACACTTGAAAAtatcaaatctgatttttttaacatgtgtgtgcgtgttttttctatatttattggCCAAAATCTGTATTGTCCAGTACTTCGTAATGcttcacattttttgtatttgtaatcCATTCGCCTACTTTTGAGGCTGGCCTtgtgttttaactgttttatcTGTGCCTACGTAACATAACACTTTGCTGTCAAAAGCTCATGGATTATTCAAAAAGAACTCCGCAGTTAAATCGGTTCAATGAATACATGTAAATCCAACATTCAATCATGCAAGAgatgttttcttccttttttttccattttaaattcattacaacaaatattttgttgtttggggGTATGTTTCCTGGGTGATATGGTTTTTTTCTTACGATGTTTAATGTCTGATGCAATTATTGTCTGCATGTTAACTAGTCAAATATGACGATGAAAATGTACCAGTTGTGATGACCAAAAGTATTTGTTTTAGACAGTCACAATTTGTCTTTTGTGTATCAGAATAAATCAGAAAACTCATTTTGTCTACCTGATCTGACCAAAACTCTAAAAAGACAATGTGCTaccagtttttattttaaaataaaaattggtTATATTTTActctctttttgtgtttttctctttgtgccATTAGTCATATGTTCATGTCGTCTTATACATGatttaagtttcatttaaagtcattaaaTCTTTTTGTTTTCAAGACATATTTATACTTCTGATGCACTTTGTTGCTAATACTTTTAACAACTTTAACATGAGACTGGCAACAGTACatatctgaatacttcttccactgGTGATAGTATATAACTAGGGTACTACTTTATTTAGATGCATATTTATTTCCATAACCAACATTAAgtctaaatattaaattgagtttatataaaatatacattgaGCTGTTACGTACTCATATTGCATCTACTATGACTCATCAGTGACTGACTTCAAGCTTGCACTAACTTGCATCAGCTCTGAATTTACTCCTGTATAATTAAAATCTGTCAATTTGCCAAATATGAAAGAAtatttaaagtagacaaaagtaaaaacagtgaaataaacaTAGTTGTAATTgaatttttaatatatatttagagaACAGAATAGTAATAGCTGTGGCATTTAATATAAAACTTGAAATATTGACTgtgcaaagaaaatatgaactCTGTGTCTGATATGAAGGTGACGTGCAATAGATAATTAAATCATGTTGCAATACATGAGTCCAGTTTCATGAAACACATGATAGTGACAAGTAAAAGATGGCTGTGAAGTGTAAAGTCCAGTTTGGTAACCGCAAACCAGCAGCTTCTGTAAAAGATCTGTTCCTGAAACGTGAGGTCTTGGCCATAAATTCGTAAAACTTTTCAGGCAACATAAACAAAAAACTAGAAAGTCGCTGCTTGGTTAACAGTAAGGTTTCGGCCATTTTAGATGTACAGACTGAGAGACAGCGTTCTTCTTTTCCCACCCGCATTTTGTGAACACtcgcctctgattggctctgatCCTGATATCGCCATAATCTAACCAATCTAACTGACAGTGGCATcgagtactagccaatcagaggaagaggagggcggGTCTTTATTCTTCAGAATGCGGGTGCGGGGGGGAAAAACAAAGGCCCGCGTTGACACACTAGGAAgtgcttcttttttatttcttttaattattttttttaaatatagatgTTTTATGTCACTCGCTCCTCTGTGAATAgttagaaaacacacatatttgcTTTAATACggaataaatcataaaaaaacccGACTAATTTAACTGTATATTTAAGATTTTTGTAACCGTCGGGTTCGTTGCTACGGTCTTCTGGGCGTTTCCATGGTGACATCACTAAGGCCACTGTAGGAGCTAACTGACACGTAATattaccttcacacacacacacacatagacacacacagagagagacacacacacataaaaaacataacacaggagcagcaggaaggaaagaaactcCCAGCTGACAGCTTTGAGTTCACTGCAGTGGTGAGAGGTAAggtaatatattattatattttaatttcgGTGATAATATCCTATagtatgtgtcttttttttgtttttcctgaaCTCGACGATAGAACGAGACTGCGGCCTGTGTTtaatgctaacaggctaacatTAGCATCACCGTCTAAACACACAGCAGTCTTATGTTGCTTCACTTTGTCTTTCTATTTCTCACAATATATTACTTAAAAACGCGCTGGGTGATATGTTAACAATCAAAACGACACTGGTATTTACTAGTATGTTGTAGGAAGTGTAATATGTGATTGTGCGCTAGTTTGACATTTCTAGCCTGTTGTGTAATGCTGCAAACCCTCATCTAACTACGCACTTCTGTCCCCATAAGGTCCGATCAGTGACCTGCTGAGTGGTGTGTGTATAACATTAACACTGGGTGgaagtacagatactcaaaTAGTATGCTtagttatgtaaaaaaaaaagtagcagtaATCTAATGCAAAAATTATAATACTCCAGTGCAAGTGAAAGTATCTTAAAAGGAAAGTATGCATTAAATAGACTTAGTTCCTTGTTAATGATGAAGGATAAGGTTAATAGTTTTACAAGTTAGACTTAAAATAAAGCAATAGTCAGGTGTCCCAAATGGTAATAAGCCCTCCTGTTCTTACTAGCTAATAATATATCCTCTTTTAATCTAAGTCCACACAGTTTTAGTTTAAAATTTAGTTTAaaagatgcatttaaaagttgttgTGAAGCTTATATAGTGGATATCTGGCACATGTACAGTCTTTTTCCCAGTCAAATTCCCTTTCTGTTGAGAGTTATTTGaagtataataacaaaaagaggaattttgacacaaaaaaaaagtaaagacgAAAgctatctacttgatttgactaattttggATGGTTGAAGCTTCGTAAAGTAGATGTCTTCCATAGTTTCAGCTTTTTTGGTCaagaaaaaaatctactttgtgttttcctgttcagtttGAGTAGAATCCAAACAATAAAGGGAGAATTTGGCATTAAAAAGACTTATTTGATTGAGTAGgttggatggctgaagcttcatattatcgCCACAATAAACTTGtagatacatttttgcacaagaGAGGACTTTGTATTTTGGCTTCTAACACTCACATTGTAAGTGTATAATGATTCCCATATAGTCAGTATGAactggaggaatgattacagcaagaaaaacctgttacTATGTTAATTTaaggctcctgactgttgttttaagacagacttttaTAATAATTAccacttttctctttctgtttacTTATTTCTCTTTATCCctttcatacacatacacttttGGCTTAGAAACAATcttgtagtaataataataatagttattattattaaatatatagtgATTATATGtgccataataataataataactattattatcattatggcACATTTAATCACTATATATTTGCTTTTGCTAAAAAAAAGCCTATTTcactgttcatttgggcacctgttGTATTAATGGATCATTGTTATTAATACTATATTATTGGGAAGTTTAATCTATAACAGTGCATTTATAGTTTTATcaagttttttgtgtgtaaaatccTAATTTAAAGAGTACATATATGTGTTAAATGCAGGCAGTTGATTTAAAAGTACAATATTCCCACCTTAAAATTGTTCTTAGTTACAGTACTTGGTTAAATATATGTAGTAGTTAGTTGTTTTCCATCACAGATCATTAACAAATGGTCACACCTGTGTTATCTGTGAATGCTTCAGGCTCACAGTGACGCCCAGTGATTACTTTAAATTCTCTCCCTTCACTgtattcatgttgtttttttctttctctttcagagGAGACATTGTCTGATCCAGAATCTCTTCAGATCTCAAATCTTCGGTTCCACCATGAACGTGTTTGACCGCAACATCAACTTCGACTCCCTCTTCAAGTTCTCCCAAATGTAAGTAAATGAGTAGCAGGATGATACAGAGCGATGTAAGTTATTATGAACCTTTATCTGCTTTCACTCCTATTTGGTGTTTACTGGaaactctttttcttcttttatctttttgtgcAGATCTCATTCTACCCAGGTGCACTTGAAGAATGTGTACTCCAGCCTGGCCGTGTGTATGTTTGTGGCTGCGGCCGGCTCCTACGTCCATGTCGTCACACGCCTCTTGCAGGTAACGCTAACGAAACGCAGCAGAGGTCTACGGCCTCGTTCACACGCTGTACGGGAGTGACTTTCACCgttcacacacacgcagctaCATTCAGGAACATTTACGCCTCTCGAGCCTTTTTTACTCACGTCGTGGCAGCGCTGGAATAGACGGAGCAGCGGACAGTCCAACTGATGATACGTACGGATGCTAACCGCCATAAAactaaacagaagaagaagaaggggtgAGGCCATTATTTTTAGGAATGTGGCGGCCGTGGAGCTGCATGGTGCCGTCCGTCGttcttgtgttgttttaaacaTTCAACAAGTTTGAGAGAAGAATCACATGAAAGTATCGACAAGGcgaccattaaaaaaaaagttgcggAGTAAAATAAGTCATTGATTGGTTCACTTGCCCAAATTTAAAGTATCAGACAGATCTAACGCTGTACATGCTCCTAATTCACATTTGACACCATGCAGGAAAGGTTCAGGGTTGATGGCAGATGTAAAGTGGATTTACCTGTTCTGGTCCAGATCCTTCACAGCGATGTGAATTCAGCCAGACATGAATACTTTATCCTTCCTAATCTAACCTCATTTTAAGGTTTTAGTTTCTCTTTTGGGATTAATGAAGTAAAGCAGGAGCGACTCAGACACTCAGCAGGCAGACATTTCCCTGGGAATGACACTGAAGTGAGAATAGCTGGTTCGACCTTAAgagtcagtccaccttaagtgagccTGCTCAGGTCTGACTAACTATTGTCGTTAACTTTGTGGCAAACCACCTTTATTTCTTCAGCAGGTGAGGAAACCACAGGCGTGATGGCAGCTTTTATGTACTGTGCCTCCCGTTCAACCACACCCATCACACCCTGCTCTGTTCCTTAAAGGAGCTTCACAACTATTATAACCACAGCTTTGAAGAGTGAGGAGGGGGAGGACTCGAAACATTTCAATGATAGCTTAAACAGTGTGCGAGTGAACATCATCTTTAGCCCAATTATATTAATCCTCCCTGAAAGTTATTATGTGTAAAGTGTTCGCTACAAAACACTGAGAGACCTCCTGAAGTGACTGCTTCCAAAATCACCCGTTCACTCGTTCAGAGCTTCGTACTCTAACAGACACTCAATAGTTAATCAGTAAATTAGGATTTTGGACACTTgtcaatcattttgagtcactACAGTCATATGTGGAGTCACGCAGAAgtgattattgttgttttggGAGTCGTGGAGGAcgctcctttttcttttctttttttttctccattgagGGATTTTTAAAGGCGACATATATCTCTTTACTTAGTGAATATATTTACACTCAACATGAATGAAGCTGTGAACACTATAAACAGAGTCACCGCGGAGTAAACATGGAGTGATTCAAGACGTTGAGTACATTCTTTGTTTCGtgtttaatgtgaaaacagattCAGTTTGCGCCCGTAGAAACTGAACAGACTGTTTGTGTAGGCGGACGAATACTTCAGTCAACATTAATACCagattaatgattatttttatttatttattcattttaagcaTTTTCTTTAACCGTTCCCCCTCATTACTTTGAGACAGACGGTTTTAGATTGAACtgaattaaatatttgttaaatacatttaagatGTTATTAGTGCAGGTCTTTGATTTATAAACAGGAACACAGTAAAGAAAGTATGATGAGATAATTTGATTTACTCCATTTTCTGTGTTATATTTCTGTGATTCtgttttttcaactttttaaacaaatgaaaaaatactcAGTACTAAGTGCTCGGGATTGAAACATTTCATTATTCAAGATTCAGGATCACTTTATTGTGTAACAAATATACAACgaaacacacattcatcaaAACATACACAGTTCACATTCACCTACCAACATATGCTTAAAGGAAAGTTAAGACTGAGGTGACCACAATAAGTACAAATAGCACTTGAATagtaaaaagcagcaaatattcAACCCAGTTATTAATGAGTGTTTGGTGTCTTTGCCCTGTTttgactgtgtctgtgttttcaggGCGGCCTGCTGTCCGTGCTCGGCTCTCTGGGAATGATGTTCTGGCTCGCCATGAC from the Scomber japonicus isolate fScoJap1 chromosome 4, fScoJap1.pri, whole genome shotgun sequence genome contains:
- the ctdsp2 gene encoding carboxy-terminal domain RNA polymerase II polypeptide A small phosphatase 2, which gives rise to MESSVITQVQKEDVQVSPPKTGQVCRSALKQPRSCNIFKALFCCLQAQDGPKPPPPLPPPSQQALLESQENGAVVKLSEPSLLPEVIAEDQGKICVVIDLDETLVHSSFKPISNADFIVPVEIEGTTHQVYVLKRPYVDEFLQRMGELFECVLFTASLAKYADPVTDLLDQCGVFRTRLFRESCVFHQGCYVKDLSRLGRDLHKTLILDNSPASYIFHPNNAVPVLSWFDDVDDAELLNLLPVFEELSQADDVYTRLDELRGH